The sequence GTGGCCTGGGGCCTCTGGAAACTTGAATTGAGTTATGAAGGATGAGTATTTAGTGGTTacaatgaccttgggcaagtgatttAAGGTCTCAGAGGCTGGGCTTCCTGGTGTGTAAAATGGAAGCCTCTGAGTCTTTTCCGATACTCCCAGTCCCCAGACCTCTTCCTGCCTGCGCTTCCCTTCAGGACCCCTGGCCTGCCATGGGCTGCTGGGCACCTGCCCACGGGGACAGTACATTGAGCCAGACCCCACCTTcccagcaggcagggctgagTCTTACGTGTTGTATACCCGGCTACAGCATCTGGCAACATGGGTCGGGAGGAAAAGTTTTGGTGTCAGAGGTTTGGGCTCTGCCACCTCAAGGCTGGGTGGCCTGGGGAAAGTTTACTTAACTGCTCTGAGCCCCATTTCCTTCAGCTGCAGAGATCTGGGtcactgtcttttttatttttattttttaaaattgatttcagagaggaagggagagggagagagatagaaacatcaatgatgagagagaatcattgatcggctgcttctgcacgccccctactagggatcaagcccgcaacccgggcatgtgccctgacccggaattgaatggtgacctcctggttcataggtcagtcctcaaccactgagccacgctggccgggctggtcACTGTCTTGACCCCTCTCTCCAACCAATCTACTCTCCACCTTGCAACCAGAATGACGAGGACATTCCTCACTTACAGATCTGCTCAGGTCCTGTCCTGGCTTAAAGCTCCTCCGAGCCTCCCCGCCGCCTCAAACTGTTCCAGACTCACTGCACTGGGGAGCCTCACGTCGGGGAGCCTTGCCTGGGCCCAGCcgtgaagggcacatgctcttccttctgcctggaagtTCTCCTCACTCCTTCCTCACACCATCTAGGACTTCCTCCAGAAGGCCTGCTTAGATGACCCCTTCCCAgccacctctccctcccgcccAGCCAGGATTCCCACGGCACCTTCTGTCCCCATCACCGCTCTTACCACCCGGTCCAGCTCCTGTACTGCCATGCATCATCACTGCGACCTCCAGGAGTGTAGACGCTGAGTCTACCTTTTCCAAATGCGCATCCCCAGCGCTTGGCACAGTCCCCAGCATGGGCCTGATCTCATGAATACGTGTCGAATGACTGACAGAGGTGGTTCTGGAGGTGCTCGGAGGATTAAAGGAGACGAGACATGGGCTGCACTGTAGGCACTCAGTCCCAGCATTCTTTGTTGGTAGAGCCTTTGCAAACAGGTTGCCCCTGACCTGCTCTGGGGATGGGGCTTAGAGCACCCCCAGCCCTCCTGCTGGTTACCTGTTGAGTCCAGAAGGGACTGCCACCTCAAGGTCCCAGACCCAGAGGGATTCTTAGCTAGAAGGAGCTTTGAAAGGCAGTGtgacctgggggagaggggaaaggaggaggaggcctggagtAGATGCCTTTGACCCACCCCcacaaggaggaaggaagggagggaacagGTCCTCGGCCAGCAGAGCACACCGGCCTCCGTGCTGGCCGGTGAATGCACCTTCTCAGAAGCAATCTCACCATCAGCCACTTGAATTACTTTTTGGATTTGGGCCCAGTTTCCCTAGTGACATCACCTTCCGCATGCAAATTCTCCCACCAAGAGCATCCCCCATCCACCAGCACACACAAGGTCTGCAGGACTGAAGTGGGGATCCCTCAGACATTTGGGGACGTGTGGGAGAAAGTGAGGCCCCCcccctgggaggggaagggacagcaGCTGAGAGATGCCAGGGATCTTAGCAGCTCCTCCCACTCTGACCTccacccttctccccttcctccctccctgatcTTGGGGCTCGATCCCTCCTTGCTCGAGGGggaacattttctaggacagGTGGCATGGGATGAGCCTCTCCCGGGCAACCAGTCTACTTTGGCCTTGGACTCTGAGACACCAGTGAAGAATATGTAGGTCAACCCAGACACACGTTCCAGCACCAGGAAAAACCGGAACAGGTTTAAGGAAGGATCACATCCCTGGATGACAGAGGCCCAGGAAGAGTGGGGGCTGCAATAAAACAATACGTGTTCTACAGcctgtgctgtccaatacagtcgccactggccacatgtggctaccgAGCACTTTAAATGTGGCTGGAGAATCAGGTTGAACATCTgtaactgaggaactgaattttcaaaatttaacttGAATTACAGTAAGTCTTCACAGGTTATGCTActaaaacaatataaattaatatataggctaattgatataaataagtgTTAAGTTCCTATGCATCTTATCATTGCTATAAGGAAAtgatgttatttgaggacctgctctAACTTAGACTGAAATAGACACATGTCCAGTGATTACTGTATTGGGTAGTGCAGCTTTAACGTCGAGGGGATGAGAACAGAGTGGTTAGAAGCACAGGACTGGCAGTCTGACCAATCTGTTTGCACCCCAGCCTGGCTACTTCCTCGCcgtgtggccttggacaaataacttaacctctctgagcctcagtttccttgtttagATGGAGATGATCATGGTGCCCAGAGACCTCTGGGGAACAAAGGAGATGCTATAATATGTGAAATGATTAGCACAATGTTCCATCAAtaattgtgatttaaaaaaatacatttttattgatttcagagaggaagggagagggagagagagatagaaacatcaacaatgagagaaaaaccattgattggctgcctcctgcatgcctcctactggggatcgagcctgcaaccctggcatgtgcccttggctggaattgaatctgggaccctttaggccacaggctgacactctatccacggagccaaaccagctagggcaataattGTGATTTTTTTGAAGGTCAAGTCTGGGAAGACAGCTAACACCTCTAAAAGCATATCTCTTACCACTGTCTCAGGCGTTACTATGCGTCTACAAGGTCAGGGCAACAGTATATTTATTAAAAGAGGAATTGTCTCATAGAAATGAGATGGGGAGTCAGGACACCTGAGCTCTTGAGTAGCAACAGAGTTTAGAGGTCAAGTGTATGAGCCTGGTTACTTGAGatcagatcccagctctgccacctactagctgtgcgatcttgggcaagttacttcacccTCTGTGCCTGGGTTTTCCCCTGTGAAATACAACAGATGATAATTTCACCTGCATGAGGGGCCCTACCTGGGCCCCCAACCTGCTGGGTGACCTCAAGCAAGTTATTGGTTCTCCCAAGCTCATCCTCACATTACCATCAAGGGAGCTGGGACGGATAAAGTCGACAGATGCTTGGCAGGGTTGTTCCTTCGGGTCTGGGCCCCCATACCGCCTGTGTCCCATGGCCCGGGCCTGCCACTCACCGATGATGATGCCGCAGGCGAGCAGGGCGTAGAAGGAGGTGGTCTGCTTGAGCAGCAGGTAGGAGAGCAGCACGTTGAAGACGGTGGTGAGCGAGCGGCCCACGTTGTAGAAGGCCACACCCACGTACTTCAGGCAGAGGTTGTTGAAGGTGATCATGCAGATGAAGACCACCGACAGGGGCAGGACGCTGCGGGCCACCCTGAGATCCAGGCGCAGGCTGGGGAACTCCACGGCCCCCgggcagcaggcggccagggcgCTGAGGCCCTTGCACAGCAGGGTGGTGACCAGGCACTGGTAGAAGGTGACGAAGATGGGGGTGTtcagctgcagggaggggctgtcCAGCAGGTACTTGTTGAGAAACACCATGGAGATGGAGGTGACCCAGTAGAGAAAGACGACCAGTGCGATCTGCAGGGCCCGGAGCAGGAAGGGCTTCCCCGGGCCGGCCTCTGCCCCGCCGGCGGCGTCGGGCGCGCCCATCAGCGCCATGTGCAGGATCCGGGAGCGCTTCAGAGGGGCCCTGTTCATGGCGGCAGAGGAGAGGGGTCACGGCATGGCCAGAACTGGTCTCCGGGAGGAGCAGCGGGCCGGGAGCGCACTTCCACTTTCTTCAGGCCGCGGCGCTCACCGGCCACACGGGGCGGGGCCCGCAGGCCTCCCGCCGCCCTCTGCGAGGGGGAGGCTGGGCTTTGGGGTGAGCCTCtccacctgctcccaccccaggggCCTCATGGGACCAGGCGCAGGGAAGGGGTGGTGAGCAGGCAGAGAACACAGCAGGGGCGAAGGGCCcccggggcggaggggagggcagCGGAGCGGCAGGGAAAGTGGGCGGCGGAGGAATGCGGGCCCGGGGGCTGGAGTGGCGGACGGCATGGGGAGAGGTGCGGGCAGGGCGGCGCGGGCTGCCGGGGAAGAGAGGGGTTGGCAGGGAGGAGCGAGGCCTGGGGGAGCTGAATGGAGGGAGGGCGTCGGGGGTCGGAGAGGCTCGGGGCGGGGCCCGAGGGCCGCGGGAGGAGGCCGGGTAGTGCCCCGCAGCCCGCGGTTTTCCCGGCGCCGGTTCCGGCTCAGCCCGGGAGCTCGCCCCAGTCAGAGGCCGCGCCCCCGCGAGGCGGGCCCAGGACTCACTTCCGCCTCTTCCTTAAAGAGCCCGCACCCGCGTGGCACTCTTAAAGCCGCAGCCCCAGAGAGTCCGAGTCTGGCTCGCGTCGGGGCCCCGGCCGCCACCCAGCTCTCGGCAGCCTCGGAAGGTTCTTCTGGGTGTTTGCGCCTCGCCTCCTTCCTGCAAACCCCGTTGGCTCCGTCGCCTCCTAAGGCTAACACCCGACTCGGCCCATCGCCCCAGATCCCCAGGCAGACggcgctccctcctccccagcctcggcacccctcccttccctccacgtccagagacacccccacccccgctggccctGCGTCCTTTACTTAGTCCCCCCTCACTCTGGCCAATCCTCTTTGcagtcccctccttccccccacgtTCCCCgtccccaggcctctcccagacCTGAGATTCTCTGCAGCGCTCCCAGACCCCGGCTGCCATGACGCCCTATAGGACCTCAATCTGTCGCCCGGTCTCCCCCATTCCAGACCCGCGGGTGGTCGGATCCGAACCTCAAGGCTTCGCCCTCTTCCCTGGCTCCTTCCCCCTTGCAAAATCCCCCTCcccacgccggccaggcccagcctgcaaGCTCCGGCCCCAGGGCGGGCGTTCCCGGGCCCCTAAAGCGACCCGCACTCACCTAGCTCTCCGCACTCACTGTCGATCCGCGCCCCCTGCGCCGCACCTGCAGCACCTCGCCCGCCAGCGCACCCAGGGCCGTGCCGCCAAAGACAACTTCCTGTTCCCAGCCCCGGGCGCGGGCGGTGCCCCGGCCTCACCGCCCGCTTCCCACTTGGGGCCCTGGGGTGGCGGTGGGGCCCCGGGTCAATCCAGT is a genomic window of Myotis daubentonii chromosome 9, mMyoDau2.1, whole genome shotgun sequence containing:
- the SLC35C1 gene encoding GDP-fucose transporter 1 isoform X2, which encodes MNRAPLKRSRILHMALMGAPDAAGGAEAGPGKPFLLRALQIALVVFLYWVTSISMVFLNKYLLDSPSLQLNTPIFVTFYQCLVTTLLCKGLSALAACCPGAVEFPSLRLDLRVARSVLPLSVVFICMITFNNLCLKYVGVAFYNVGRSLTTVFNVLLSYLLLKQTTSFYALLACGIIIGEWQARAMGHRRYGGPDPKEQPCQASVDFIRPSSLDGGFWLGVDQEGAEGTLSWTGTLFGVLASLCVSLNAIYTKKVLPAVDGSIWRLTFYNNVNACVLFLPLLLLLGELQALLRFAQLGSAHFWGMMTLGGLFGFAIGYVTGLQIKFTSPLTHNVSGTAKACAQTVLAVLYYEETKSFLWWTSNMMVLGGSSAYTWVRGWEMKKVQEEPSPKDNEKSGVGV
- the SLC35C1 gene encoding GDP-fucose transporter 1 isoform X1 — encoded protein: MALMGAPDAAGGAEAGPGKPFLLRALQIALVVFLYWVTSISMVFLNKYLLDSPSLQLNTPIFVTFYQCLVTTLLCKGLSALAACCPGAVEFPSLRLDLRVARSVLPLSVVFICMITFNNLCLKYVGVAFYNVGRSLTTVFNVLLSYLLLKQTTSFYALLACGIIIGEWQARAMGHRRYGGPDPKEQPCQASVDFIRPSSLDGGFWLGVDQEGAEGTLSWTGTLFGVLASLCVSLNAIYTKKVLPAVDGSIWRLTFYNNVNACVLFLPLLLLLGELQALLRFAQLGSAHFWGMMTLGGLFGFAIGYVTGLQIKFTSPLTHNVSGTAKACAQTVLAVLYYEETKSFLWWTSNMMVLGGSSAYTWVRGWEMKKVQEEPSPKDNEKSGVGV